Genomic DNA from Pseudomonas fluorescens:
CCTCGATGCCTGGCAGCAGGACACAGCGGTCCAGCCCTACAAGGCTGGCGAAGATGGCCCGGCCGCCGCCGATGATTTGCTTGCCCGCGACAGTCGCGTCTGGCACGACCTCGGATGAGTGATCTGATGAAGCATCCCATCCGTTTCCTGCTCAGCGACATGGACGGTACCTTGCTGTTGCCCGACCACAGCCTGAACCAGCGCACCGTCGAGGCGGTTCGCTCATTGCGTGAGGCCGGAGTGTTGTTCAGCCTCGCCACCGGGCGGCCGCCGCGGGCGATGTTGCAGTTCATCGAGGCGTTCGGCGTCGACCTGCCCACGGCGGCCTTCAATGGCGGCACGCTGATTCATCCCGATGGCAGCTTTCTTGCCGTCCACTACCTGCCAGCCGAGGCAGCGCTGGCCACACTGGCCCTGTACGCCGATCAGCCCGGCATCGAAGTCTGGGTATTTGCCGATGGCGACTGGCTGGTGCGCGACGCCAACGGTCCGATGGTGCCGGTGGAGACGCGTGGCCTGGGCTACCCACCGGTAGAAGTCGAGAGTTTCGAACCTTACCTTGAGCGGATCGACAAGATCGTCGCCACCAGCGCCAACACGAACCTGCTGGTGGAGCTGGAGGCGCGGTTGCATCCGCTGCTCAAGGGCCAGGCCCAGGTGTCGCGCTCGCAACCGATCTACCTGGATGTGACAGCCATGAAAGCGAACAAAGGAGAAGCGCTGTCGACCCTGGCGGCGTTTCTCGATGTGCCGCTGGAGCAGACAGCGGCCATGGGGGACGGTGGCAACGACCCGGCAATGTTCCACCGCGCGGGATTGTCGATTGCCATGGGACAGGCGGAGGAGGCGATCAGGCGCCAGGCCGATGTCATCACTGCAGCCGTTACCGAAGACGGCGCGGCGCTGGCGATCGAACGCTACATCTTGCCGCGATAAGCTTTGGCCCTTTGTGGCGAGGGAGCTTGCTCCCGCTGGGGCGCGAAGCGCCCCC
This window encodes:
- a CDS encoding Cof-type HAD-IIB family hydrolase codes for the protein MSDLMKHPIRFLLSDMDGTLLLPDHSLNQRTVEAVRSLREAGVLFSLATGRPPRAMLQFIEAFGVDLPTAAFNGGTLIHPDGSFLAVHYLPAEAALATLALYADQPGIEVWVFADGDWLVRDANGPMVPVETRGLGYPPVEVESFEPYLERIDKIVATSANTNLLVELEARLHPLLKGQAQVSRSQPIYLDVTAMKANKGEALSTLAAFLDVPLEQTAAMGDGGNDPAMFHRAGLSIAMGQAEEAIRRQADVITAAVTEDGAALAIERYILPR